The genomic DNA CACCAGGACGTCCAATTGCTTTTGCACTGGCTATGGCATCTTGAGTTGAGTTACGTGCTGAGTGAAAAATGTATTTGTTTGAGTTCTCACCCGTAATTGAATCAGCAACCGCTGGGTCAACAAATAATATCTTTTCATACTCTTCAGCTACTGGCAGCATGGCCATCGCAACCCCTGAGGATACAGGACCCACTGCAAAGTCTACTTCGTCATCGGCATAAGCTTCTTCAAGCATTGATCTACCCACTTCAGGGTTCGCTTGCGAATCTTTTTCGATCACAACAATTTTTTCGCCGTTTACCATCATGGTTCCGCCGGTTGCATACTCTAGGCCAAGCATCAAACCATCGTGGCTTTGCTTACCGTAGGCACCGAGTGGACCCGAGCTTGGGTAAATGTGACCAATTTTTATCTCTGCAAATGCTGCTGTGCCCAGTGCGGCGACCATTACGCCAGCGGCTGTGGCGAGTTTCGTCATTTTCATGTCGTTCTCCTGTTATTTTTATTTTCTACTACGCTTTTTTTAACTTCATCTAGGGCTGATGTTAAGCAACCCAATTACGAACCAAACCACGCCTAATTTTTCCCGTGGCTGTTTTTGGCAATTCATCGGCAAACTCAACTCGCTTAGGAACTTTGTAACGTGCCAAGTTTTCTCTACAAAAATCCAATACTTGCTCTTTAGTAACAAACAAACCCGGCTTACATACTACAATTGCAACACCCGTCTCACCCCAAACTCTGTGCGGCTCACCCATGACAACCACTTCTTCTACGGCATCCAGTTGATTGATAACTAGTTCAATTTCGCTGGGGTATACGCACTCACCGCCACATATAAATAAGTCATTCATGCGATCAACGATGTGGTATTGCGAGTCAACTCTTTGGGCAACATCCCCCGTTCTAAACCAACCGCGGTAAAAAGACGATTTCGTAGCATGAGCACTGCGCCAATAGCCTGGAGTAACGGCTTCACCTTTAATTAAAATTTCACCCGGTTCACCTTCATCAACATCAGTCGAATCCGGACCGACTAACCTAACGTGCGTATGCTTAACAACATTACCCACTGCCGTTGGTTGCTTAAGCGCTTCTTCTTTAGTTTGCAAAAACAACGTTGGTCCCGATTCTGTTAACCCACATCCATTTTGAATAACCAAGCCTTTTTCAAACCATAGCTGCCAAAGATCTTTTGATATGGGTGCGCCACCACTGGCAACAATGTTAAATTGGTCGACAGGAAATTCCGCCTGTTCAAACTCAACAAGCTCCGCCATTTTTTGAAACAAGGTAGGAATAAACAACACGCTCGTCACTGGTTTGTTTTGCATGTCATTTAATAGTTGATAAGGATTGGCCTCGGCATAGACTTGAACACAGCCGCCTTGCATGAGCGTGGGCATGGCAAATAAATTAATACCTGCGGTATGGTAATGCGGTAACGCTGAAAGATTATATTCGTGATCTGTCAGCTCAACTAAACTCAATACATTGTCAACATTAGTCACATGCATGGTCCAATTGTATATAACCGCTTTAGGTTCACCTGTGGTGCCAGAAGTGAATAACAAGTACCAAGGTGTTTGTTCATGACTAACCGTTGCGGTAATCGAAGCAACATCGCCTACTAACGCTTGATCTATTTCGCAAATGCCAAAACTTTTTATTCTGTCTACAGGCTGGAAACTATTTACCAAGGTTTCAAATTGATCTTCGTATAAAATTAAAGACGGTTCGGCCAGCGTGATTATATGTTTGTGAACCTGTTGAGATTCTCGCCAATTCAATGGTAAGAGCGTGATCGATGCTTCTTTCGCGGCAAGCAATGCTGCAAAAAAATCAATTGAGTTTTTAGCGACCCAGACAACAACATCTCCTTCGGTTAAACTCTGGCTTGCAAAAAAGCACTTCCACTTTTGGGTTTGAAGATAAAGGACCTGATAATCCCACTCACGCCCGGTTGCCACATCGACCAGCGCTATACTTGAGCCATATAACTGGCTCAAGTTCAAACTGATTGAGTGAGGCAAAATTGTTGGGTTCATTTTTTCAACCCGTTTTTGAGTAAATCAATGATCGAATCCACCACCTCATCCAAGGTGTCCTCTGATGAGTGTGTACCGCCCCAAACAATGTAGCGCTGCCCTATAAAATGCATCATGCCCATGATGGCCCATGACCAACTTTCTAATTGACCCTTTCGAATGGATTCTTTTTCGACCGCCACACCCAATGCTTCTTGATACCCTTGGGCGAAAGAC from Reinekea marina includes the following:
- a CDS encoding class I adenylate-forming enzyme family protein, whose protein sequence is MNPTILPHSISLNLSQLYGSSIALVDVATGREWDYQVLYLQTQKWKCFFASQSLTEGDVVVWVAKNSIDFFAALLAAKEASITLLPLNWRESQQVHKHIITLAEPSLILYEDQFETLVNSFQPVDRIKSFGICEIDQALVGDVASITATVSHEQTPWYLLFTSGTTGEPKAVIYNWTMHVTNVDNVLSLVELTDHEYNLSALPHYHTAGINLFAMPTLMQGGCVQVYAEANPYQLLNDMQNKPVTSVLFIPTLFQKMAELVEFEQAEFPVDQFNIVASGGAPISKDLWQLWFEKGLVIQNGCGLTESGPTLFLQTKEEALKQPTAVGNVVKHTHVRLVGPDSTDVDEGEPGEILIKGEAVTPGYWRSAHATKSSFYRGWFRTGDVAQRVDSQYHIVDRMNDLFICGGECVYPSEIELVINQLDAVEEVVVMGEPHRVWGETGVAIVVCKPGLFVTKEQVLDFCRENLARYKVPKRVEFADELPKTATGKIRRGLVRNWVA